The DNA sequence ATTATCGGCACCGGAAGTTTCTTCTTTTTCCTCGGCAGAACCTGAATTTTCGGCTGAAGTACCATCCTCAGTGTCGGTTCCGCTTTCAGCACCCTCTTGGACAACAGGCACCACGGGGACAGGTTCAGGCGGGCGGCCCAAAAAGAGAACAATATCTTCATTATCCTTTTTATGCTTCATTTTTAACAAAAGAGTACGGGTTCTTTCATCATAAACATAGCCTGAAGAATTATAAATCTCAAATCTGGGATCCGTTCTAAAATCGATTTCATGGATTTGTATCCTATAAAAAGGACGGATACCCCTTATAATCATGTAATGAGTATCTCCCGTCTTAGCCGAAATTCTAAAACTGAATGTTTTTGCATCGTTTTTAAGCACATTTATATCGCGTGCAGATGTCCAAGCCCAAATACCGGGCTCAGCCTTTAAAGCCAAAGACTCTTCATGCGGATAATATGGATTATCCTTAATAGCAGCAGCATACAGTTTTTCGGCATGGAGAATTAGGGCATCATTGGCCATAAGCCCTAACTTCTTTGCCTTATCGCCTTGAATATCGAAAGATGCCGGTAAACTTGAAGAATTTCCTCCAAGAGAAAATATAGAAGAATACAGGGCCTGCCCTACAGCCTTCCATGTACCTTTATCGGGATATGAACTTCCATAGCGGATTAAAATAGAAGCTGCTCTTAAAGTTTTTTCGGTATCTATGGTCTTTTTATCGGAAGAAATATACAGTCCATCATCAATAGAAATCAAAGAATCTTTTAAAACCGTCTCATATTTCTCGGAATTTTCCATAAAAAGATTTTGTTTATTAGGAAAATAAAAAGCGTAATCCATTGCAGCTTCCAATAGGCCCGCGGCATAACAAGAGTTTAAATCCTCTTGCTTTGCATTGGAAGCTATCTTTTCCAAGGCGGAAATCAAATTTGCCCTTGAGTTGTTTATCAAAAAGGGAATAACAGACTCACTATCAAATACGGAAATTTCAGCCCTTGCTATGCTCGATTCAATACCGGATAACAGCTTTTTTTGGTAAGCAGCAAGGCTTTTATCGTTTTGTGCAAGATTACCATAAAACGTAGTCGATATATAGGTGCGTTTTTCTTTAGGCAAAAGAGAAGACGGAGCAGTGACAAGAGCCTTTTCATATTCTCCCTTAAAGGCTTTTTCGGCTATATATGCAGTCAAAAGCTCTTCGTTATAATTTCTTGACGAAATCACACTTGAAAAATAATCCAAAGCCTTTTCTCTAAATAATTGTTTTGTTTTATTGTATTCTTCCTCACTTGCAATCGGAATACGGCAGATAGAATCAAAGTCCAAAGTTTCAGATTGAATATAGGTTTCATACAAGGCTGTTTTTTTTGAACTTGAAAGAATAAGATGAGGAAGCTCCGATGTATCATCGGAATTTCCAAATCCGTAACCGCCTCTAAAAATAAACCTATCTTTTCCATATCTTAAAAATATTTGCTCATCCTGTCTTTCAAGACGGGCAGATTGAGTCAATTTCCAAGGAAAATAAACGGTTTCTATCTCTGACGGCATAGAAACGGAAATTCTCACCGTTTCAACTGTTTCCGAAATGTATGAGGTAAAGTCTATCAAAACATCGTTAGAACAAATAACACTAAAGGAATCTTCGGTTTTTTTGTACTCTAAAACCTTTAGGCTAAGCTCTTCGTTATTGCTCGTTTTTGCAGTAATGGGAGTCTGATCCGTAATGTAAAAATCCAAACCGTTTGCAACTATATGGAGAGGTAAAAGAGGAGTCCTATTTCCGGTTTCATCAACCTCATCCCGTCCGGAAACGGACATGGCTCCTATTGTATAATAAAAAGTCTTCCCTATGGTAAACTGAATGACAAAAATGCCGAAAATAATTAGTATATACAATATAGTTAATGCAATCATCCTACTTGATTTGTGCTTCATAATGTTATAGTTTATATAAACTAAGGAATAATTGCAATACTTATAAGGAGTTATTATGAAAATAACCAAGCAAATTTTGGTATGTTTTAGTTTTTTGATGGTCATATCCATCATTTTTTCGTGTAAGACAATCGAAAAAGCTGCAAAAAAAAATCCAAGAGAAGAATTTACCGATAAGCTTACCCAACTTTCTCAAAAGAGAGATTTGGAAGGTATCTTAAAATTGATAGATGAATCGGATCCTGAACTGACCAAAGATTTTAAGATACAATATCTAAAACTTTCCATCCTCATTTCTATGAGAAAAACACAGGAAGCGGAATCCTTTGCAAATGAACTTTCCAAGGACTATCCGGATAATACAGATATTCTTTATGCCCAAGTTATGCTGGCCCAAGCCGAAAACAATCTACAAAAAAAAGATCAATATTTGAAAAAAATATTGGCCATAAACCCAAAAGATTCACAAGCCTTAACAGAGCAGGGCTTGGATTTTTACTCGGCCAAAAGATACAATGATGCCAGAAGAAAATTTATTGAAGCCTACAAGGCTGACCCGCAATGCACGGAAGCCCTCATAGGCCTGGGACGCATAAACTATCTTGAAGGAAAACTTGACCAAGCAGAATCGAATTTAACTACAGTATTGGAGCAGGAACCCAATAACAGCACAGCCCTTGCAGAACTTGCCCGCATAAAATCAGAAACAAACAGAATGTATCAAGCCCTTCAGGATATAAATAGGGCAGCGGAGCTTGAACCGAATAATCCCAGCCATTGGAATGACATAGGCTCTTACAATCTTACAATAGGCAGAAAAGAAGAAGCAAAAAAAGCTTATGATAAAGTTATAGAGCTTACTCCCGATTCTTACATAGCCTATATATACCGTGCCGGCATAAACGATGAGCTAGGTTATAAGGACGAAGCCCTCAATGATTACATAAACGTATGCAACCTTTATCCGCCTTATTATTTTGCATTGGAAGGAGCCGGTATCTTGCTTTGGGAAAAAGGAGACTGGCTAAACGCCGGCACGGCATTTTTAAAAGCCTTAAACAAGGCTCCGGCCTCTTATCAATATGCGCTTTTGTACGCAATAAGCCTCTATAAACAAAATAAAAAGCCGGATGCAAAAAAATTTATGCAAAACTATCTAAAATCCATCAATCGTACCGAAAAAGAAAACGAATACTTTTTATGCCGTCTTTTTATAGATTTTGCAGGCGACAGTGAGCTGATAAACAGGGCAACAGCAGAAACCGACATGGTAAAAAAAGGAAGACTGTTTTTTTATCTCGGAGAATTTTACAATCTGACCAAAAAATACACTCTTGCAGAAAAGTGCTATGTTCAAGTAATGTCGATAGAAAATCCTGCCTTTTTTGAATACCGTTTTGCAAAAAAAGCTATGGATGAATTTAACTCAACCACCGGGAAATAGGCTAAAAATGCTTAAAGAAGAAAAAGCCAAGGTACGAAAACTCATAAAGGAATATTTTAAAAGTCCTAAAGTTAAAAGCCTGATACAAAAAACCGAAGAGCTTCAAAATACCGAAGAGTATTGCAAGGACTTTTTAAATAAAATACCTAAATACGGCGAAGCTAAAACGGTTTTTGCCTATTATCCCATAAACGAGGAATTCCCTACATTGGGGCTTTTAAGACAGGCAGCAGAAGACAAAAAGACTATAGGCCTCCCCCTCGTTTTAGATAAGGATTTGGTATTCAAAAAAATGGAATTTAGAAACGGTAAGATAGAGCCCGTTCAAATCGGAAGCTTCGGTATTATGGAGCCTGCCGAAGATGCCTTAAACATCTTCCCTCAAACACAAGAAGAAAAAAAGACTGCTCCTTTGGAGCTTCCCCTTTTGATTTTGGTTCCCGGAAGAGCCTTTTCAAAAAAGGGAGAAAGAATGGGCCGAGGCGGAGGTTTTTATGACAGGTTCTTTGAAAAACTTTTTAAAAGCATAAAAAAAGAAGATATCTGCCTTGCAGGTCTTTGTTTTTCGGGACAAATTTTAGACACAATCCCCATGGGAGAATTTGACCGTCCTGTAGACCTTGTCGTAACGGAAGCGGAGATTTATTCGTGCGGAGGGTAAATATCAGTGCTTAAAATAAAATTTGATAAAATCATAAAAAATACGAATTTTCTATTGACATTTTATAAAAAATAGTGTAATATCCTAAAACTTCCTGATTGGAAACATTCCCCTGTAGCTCAGTAGGCAGAGCAAGTGGCTGTTAACCACTGGGTCCGTGGTTCGAACCCGCGCGGGGGAGCTATTCAAATGACGGCTGGCCTTTCCGAGGTCAGCTGATTTTTTAAAGGCAGGTGCGATATGTCAAGAGTATGTGAAATTTGCGGAAAAGGCTCAATGTCAGGTAACTCTGTAAGTAAGTCCAAAATTCACACAAAAAGAGTTTGGAAGCCCAATTTGGTAAATGTAAAAACAGAAATCGGCGGCAGGACTCTAACCATTAAAATGTGTTCTCGATGCTTAAAAAGCGATTACGTTACAAAGAAAGTTTAGTTTTTTCTTAATTTACTCCTTTTTATTTAATTTCGAGTCTGCCGAAAAGCGGACTCGATTTTTTTTATTATACGTACATTAAAATTATCAATGCAAGAATAAAGTATATAAGACCCGTTATTACCCAGCTCCATCTGCTTTTGCGCTTTGAATCTTTTTTCTTTTTAAACTTTGCAAAATCCGTAGTTACGCGGGCATCTTTTTTCATTGTAATTCCGTATTTAATATTTTCTCCTAATTGTAAAAAACCGAACAAAATAACATCAAAAAGTCCCGACTTATTTACTATAGATAAACCTCCTATTCCGGTTAAAAAAACGGAAGCAATAAAAAGGCCGTCACATAGGTGGTGAAAAAAAGAACGGGAACTACCCCGTGAAAAAAGAGCAATAACAGCAGCCGTAATAACTGCACCGAGAATAAACGGATAAAAAAAATTAAATCTTGATTCCGTCTTTTTTTGAGGCGAAAGCTCTTCAACTACATTATCAAAAAAATTATTGCTGCTATCGGATTCATTTTCCATAGATACACCTTTAAAAAAAGTACGGCAGATTTAAAACCTGCCGTACTTAAGGATTAGATTATTTTACTATTTTGCAAACTTTTCATATTCGGCATTATTGCATAAAACCCAATGTTTTTCACGAACTTCTCTAAACGTAGGCTTATCTACGGAATAATCGTGTGCCAAAGCCGGTACATACACTTCCCTTTTCCTGTTCCGCTCGGTATTGGGATCCGGTACGGGAATAGCAGAAAGCAAAGCACGAGTATAAGGATGAAAAGGATGAGCAAAAAGCTCATCGGAATCTGCAAGCTCTACCATTTTGCCGTAATACATAACTGCAATTCGGTCTGAAAAATATTTTACAACTGCGAGGTCATGGGCTATAAAAAGAATAGTCAAATTCATCTCACGGCGTAAATCATTTAAAAGGTTTATAACCTGAGCCTGTACCGAAACGTCCAATGCACTTATAGGTTCATCGGCAATGATGATTTCGGGATTCATAACAATAGCCCTTGCTATACCGATACGCTGTCTTTGCCCGCCCGAAAATTCGTGAGGGTACCTTTCGGCATGTTCTGCAACAAGGCCTACGAGATTTAAAGTTTCTTTGACTTTTTTGTCAATTTTTTTCATATCCCGTTCGCCTCGAATAATCATTCCTTCGCCTATAATCTCACGAACCGTCATACGGGGGTCCAATGAAGAAATAGGATCTTGGAATATCATTTGAATATCGGACAGAGCTTCATTGTAGCGCATCTTTTTCATCATTTTTTTATCGACACGCAATTTAGCCTCTAACTCTTCAGCCAATTGTTTGTTGCCTGATGATCTCGCCTCCTTAATTCTTTCCTTTAGAAAAGGAAGGCCGGAATTAATATGATGGTCTTTGTAGTAAATATCCCCGCCGGTAATTTCGTAAAGGCCTATAATTGAACGGCCTATTGTAGTTTTACCGCAGCCGGATTCACCTACAATGCCGAAAACTTCACCTTTACGAACATCAAAGCTTACATCATCGACAGCTTTAAGATACTTACCCTCAAGTTTAAAGTATTGCTTTAAATTATTTACTCTCAAAATCAATTCATTATTATTCATTTTGTCCTCCCATTTTCTCTTTCATTCGGCGAATTCGATCGGTAACAATAAGCGGAGGCTCAATGTCTTTAGGTGCATCAGGATGCAATAACCACGTCGCAGCTTTGTGAGTAGGAGTTATTTCAAACATCGGCGGTTCCTCTTCAAAATCAATTTCCATTGCATATTTATTGCGTTGAGCAAAAGCATCGCCTTTAGGCGGGAAAATCATATTAGGCGGTACACCCGGAATCGCTTCAAGTTTTTCCTTGGTATCCAAATCAGGCATAGAAGACAAAAGAGCCCACGTATAAGGATGAGCGGGTTCATAGAATACTTCATCAACAGATCCGTACTCAATGATTTTTCCTGCATACATAACAGCGATTTCATCTGCCATGTTTGCAACAACACCAAGGTCATGAGTAATAAATATAATTGAAAGATTTCTTTCACGCTTTAACTCGTTGATTAACTCAAGAATCTGGGCTTGAATGGTAACATCCAATGCCGTTGTAGGTTCGTCACAAATCAAAATATCCGGGTTTGAAGCAAGAGCTATTGCTATAACTATCCTCTGCCTCATACCGCCTGAAAATTGGAAGGGATATTGCATAAACCTTTGGCGGGCTTGCGGAATTCCTACTTCATTCATTAAATCGATAGATCTTGTTTTTGCTAAACTATACTCCATCTTATAATTCATTTTAGAGGATTCCCAAATCATAGACTCCAATACTTTTTCGGCACGGTCTTTTACATCGAGGTTAGCATTTTTTTCAAGCTTATCTTCAAAGGAAGCCTGAAGCTTGATTAAAATATCCCTTATTTTGCCCTCAAGCCGGTCAAGCGTTACTCCCGTAGGCAGCCTAAATTTTTTAATTAAATTAGCTTTAGACTTACCTGTCATATTCTCAGCCTTTAAAGACATTTTGTATATAAAGATAGCATTATCAATTGAACCTTCAAATGTATAGGCAAAGCCGTTTTTGTGTAAGTCCAATTTATCTATAGCCTCTTTAACAATAGGCTTTAATTTATTGCATGTATCCGAAACGGAATTTACATCAATTTTGCCCTGTAGAATGTTCAAAGTTTCTTGTATTTTTGAAATTGCCGTTTTTTTATTATCGGCAGATTTATTATTAGAATATTCTACAGCTTTGCATACCATAAGTAAAAAATTATCAAGGAATTCTTCGTCAAATAATTTTTTTGCCGCATCATTGAGCAGCTTGATATCTTTACCGGCAAATTCCTCTTTACCTTTCTGGAGTGAATAATACCCTAAAGCAACAAAGTCAGGCTTATGTCTTTCAAGACCGTTTTGCAAAATGACTTTTAAAGCCCCCAAAGCGGCTTCCACTTCAGCCTTATCAGTTTCAGAGCCTTTACTCATCTTGTACTTGCTTGCGACGACTGAAAGGTCTTCAACGGCAGACACAAAAGCAGGATTATCTGATGGTATCAAAAAAACATTTCCGCAGTTTTTTGAATATTGTACAATCCTTTTTAGTTCTTGAGCAACCTCAGCAACCGGTTTATCAATTAATTGAATCTTAGCACCGTCAATGTATGAAATTGTAGTTTCGGCCGTATCATGGGCAATATTATATGCACGTTCAAGCCTACATCCTTCAGAAATATAGCCGGTAAACTTACTCATCGATTCTTTGACCTTAGCGCCATCTTCACCTGCCAGAATCATATTATCTTGCAAAACCTTTGCAAGTTCTTTATAATTCTTTTTCGATTGCTTTCTTTGAGCAACATTGTTTGCAAGTATTGCCTCTGTAAGTTGTTTTCCGACACGGACAATAGGGTTTAAACTTGACAGAGGGTCCTGAAATATCATAGCTATATTGTTTCCGCGGATATTATGGAAAACTTCTTCGGGTATCTGCAACAAGTCCTTTCCATCATAGTAAATTTCTCCGTCTTCAACGGTTGCATTTCCGGCTAGAATACCCAGAATAGCTCTTGCAGTTACGGACTTTCCGGAACCGGATTCTCCTACTATAGCTAATGTTTTGCCTTCTTCAAGATTGAATGAAACGTCCCTGACAGCACGAACATAGCCGTTATTTGTCCAAAACGATATTTTTGCATTTCGTACTTCTAATTTTGTTTTATTTGCCATATTAATCTTCTACTCCTCTCAACGACGGATTAAATGCATCTCGCAGACCGTTTCCAAATAAGTTAAAAGAAATCATCATTAACGATATGATACCTGCGGGGAAGAACAAGATATGAGGATCAGTAGACAAATATTGCTGTCCTGAACCGAGCATTGTTCCTAACGAAGCCATTGTTTTTCCGTGAAAACTGACTATTCCCAAAAACGAAAGTGTCGATTCGGATAAAATAACATAAGGAATAATTAAAGCGGCACTCGTAATAATCGTTCCTATTGCGTTGGGATAAATATGCTTAAACATAAGCCTCTTATCATTAGCTCCAAGCGTTCTTGCTGCCAAGATATATTCCTGATTTTTAAAACGATAAAACTGTGTTCTAACCCGAACACCGATGCCTATCCAGCCGGTTAGAATAAAGGCAAATAGAACACCGGTAAAGACCGAAACTTTTCCCGTTTGAACAAGGTGAAGCTGAAACAAAGTTGCAACGATAAGGAAAGGCATACCTGCCAAAATATCCGTAAGGCGCTCCAAGATAAGATCAACCCAGCCCCCGTAAAAGCCTGTAATTGAGCCGTAAATTGAACCCAGAATAAAGTTAATTATCGAAACAAGAACTGACAACATTAATGACAATCTTACACCATGAGCCAATCTGACCATAATATCAAAACCTTGGCCGTCAGTACCGAAAGCATTTGCCGGCTCATGACCGTTCAAATACTGATAGTAATTATAATACAAAACCCTGATCCCGATCATAGTTTTATCCCTAGGTATGGAGTAAAGCACATTACCGCTTTCGTCCCGCAGATAATTATCGGTCAAACCTTGTTTCTGAACCTGTTCCAGTGACAGCCTCTTACCGGTTGAGTCCACAGGATACTCACGTCCGTCCACTTTATACCAAATATTTGCATCAGCTTGATCACGTGCAGCAAATTCATCGGCATAATCAATCATTGGGAATAGTATCTGTTTTCCCGTTTTTTCCTGCCAACTTACAATGTTATCATAAGTTTCTTTTGTTACATTCAAAAAAATAAAACCTATACCTCGGTATGAATCCACTCTTACATATCTATATCTGTTTTTACCGTCCGTAAATTCTTCTCCGATCGAAACAATAGGAGAAGAAGACAAAGCTTCATCCCAGCTTACTTTTTTTGATCCGTCTCCATTTACTGTTCCATACCCGATACCGAGAGTATAAAACAAATATTTATCGTTATACTTCATCGGTTTTGAGCCGTCCCAAAAACCTGTTTTATCAAAAATTTGCAGCTTAGGCCGAACCTTTGCATAAACGGCATCGGAATAAGCCAAATCATACTTCGAAAAGAAGGGGACTACTATTGCGAATATAATAATTGCACCAATAATATATGCAGCGGCTACGGAAGCACTATTTCTTTTAAAACGCAGCCATGCATCCTTAAAATAACCTATCGGCTTTGTTTCAAATTTTGCATCAAAAATTTGTTCATCCCTCTGTACCAATCTAAATTTTTCTTTAGGGATATGTTTCATATTTTCCATAATTTATCTCTCCCCTATCCTGATTCTAGGATCCAATAAACCGTAGCTGAGATCCGTAACTATACTTACTACCAATCCTATGGCCGTATAAAACATACCCGTCGCAACAAAAAGGTCATAATCCAATAAATTAATCGACGTAATATATAATTTACCGATACCGTTAATAGCAAAAATCTTTTCCGTAATTATCGCTCCGCTCATTATACTGAGAACAAAGGCAATAATACCGGGAAGAACCGGAACCATAGCATTTTTTAATGCATGGCGTCTGATAGCCTGTCCCCGTGTAAGTCCCTTTGTTCTTGCCAAAAGCATATATTCACTGGTAAGAGCTTCTGTAAGTTCCGCACGAACCGAACGGGTAAAACCTGCAATAGCTCCGAATGAAAGGGAAAGAATCGGTAAAACCATCGAGTGGAACATCTTAAATGTCCACCATGAACCTCCTGCATCGTATAACGATGAAACAATTACGGGAAAAAGACCTAGCTTATATCCTAAACCGTATTGCAAAAGAAATGCGTAAACAAAGGACGGAACGGATATAAATAACATTACAATTATAGATATAAAATGGTCAATCCACTTATTTTTATAAATAGCGGCAATAATACCGAATAATATTCCAAGCGGAATTGAAAGAATTGTCGAATATAAGTTTAATATGATGGTAGGGGGTAATTTACTTACAATAACTTCTTGTGCAGGTTTAAGATAATCCACCTTCCAAGAAGTTCCCCAATCTCCTGTTGTTACAATATTTTTTAAAAAAATCCCATACTGCTGCATTATAGGTTTATCATAGCCTAATGCACTTCTTCTGGCTTTTTCCAGCTCAGCTTCAGCTCCCATCATAGGTAATTCAGGCTGCAGCAGTTTTATAAGCACAAAATCTATGGTCATAATGATAAAAAAGGTTATGAGACCTAACCATAACCTTTTTAGCACATACCTAAATGTTTTCATAAATAATCTCCTCTAGTCGAAAACTAATACACTGCAAAATCTACACCGTTTTAAAATCCAAGAAATACACCGCAATAGGTTTATACAAACCCGCTTGCGGTGTATTTGATGTAAATTAAGCTAAATAAATTTAGCTATAACCGGTTTACTCGTAATTGAGCTGTCCTTGGTTCTTTTTAACATATTCGTCCCATTCAGTATCAGTATAGTTAAACTTCAATAATTTCATACCGCCGTAACCATACATGATATTGTAGACGTCTGTGTAATAATCTATTTTATGTGAAACCAAGACTGCAGCAGTATATGTTCCTAAAGGAATACACTGATATGCACTGAGAATACCGTTTTCCAGGGCTGCAAGTATTTGCAGTTTTTCAGTTGCAGCAGCCTCTGCATAATCGCCGTTTCCGTTCATAGAGGCCGACCATTGTTCAAATGTTCTTTCTTCTTCTACGGTAGTACCGTCCGCCTTGTCAATCTTAATCTTAAGTTTTTCAACAGAGGGGTTCCAACCGTTTGATTCATGAATCTTAGCCAAACCGCCCATGTAGGTAGGATTAGCATAAACTTGAATAGTCTTAAATGGGTAGAAGGCTGCACCTCCCCATGCTCCTCGGATAGCCATATTTTTTCCTGCAGCAACATTGTCGTAGCGTTTAGGATCGCCGGATTCATACTTAATTTGAACTTTTCCCTCAAAAGGAGTTCCCTTTGTTCCTTCATTAATGAATTCCTGCATTAAATCCTGCTGTTTGATATGCTGGGGGGTAAGATCGCTGGGACTTGCCATCACTTCGATAGGCACAATTTCACCGGGTTTGTAAACCTTATCTGCAACAGCCTGTTCATAGGCAGCCGTAAACAGTTTGCGGGCGGTTTCAACGTCACGTCCTGTAATTTTTGCATACTGAGCATCCGCAGTTTCCTTAGTAACTTCAATGTCATATAAGTTACATATTGCTCTTTTTGCATAGAAGGTATCACGATAAATTGAATTGGGATCATTTGCCATATCGTAATAGTACAATCTATTTAACAAGAAGTAGGCAGGCTTAAATCCCGAAGTAGCTTCTCTACAATATTTTTCTCTGTCAATACATAGAGAGATAGCTTTTCTAAAGTCTTTATAGCGCATAACAATTCGTTTTCCGCTGCCCTTTTCTTTATCCCTTGCATTTAAAGCTTCGTCACTTGTAGCAAAAATATAGCGGTCGGTATAGGTTTCATCCGTATAATACAGCCTGTCGCTTTTCTTGTATTTTTCAAGATCATCAGAGTTCAAAGCAAACTCATCAAGTAAGCCCTGACCGAAACGCTGAAGCTTTGTAGCATGGTCTTCGATAATATCAATTATTACGGCATCTGCCTGATATTGACCTTCATGTCTGCCGTCATGGTAACCGCCCCAATAGGGGTTTCTTACCAATCGAATCTGCTTGTCTTTTTCATAGCTTTCAATCTTATAGGGACCGTATGAAACGGTATTACTCATATCGGTTCCGTAAGAGGTTGCCTTAAGTTTTTCGACCGTTTTAAAGTTCTTTTCGTAAGTTTCTTTATGAACAAGCCATGTGCTTCCAAAGGCATTCAACATATAAAACATTTGAATAGGATCAGCCGTAATGAAAAGGAACTGATATTCGCCTGTTTTTACAAGACCGACATCCTCCCAAGGAGTTTCGGGATATAGCTCTCCGGTGTTGTAAACACAAAATTCTTTCCAAGCATCGGGATTATCATCTCCAAAAGCTTTTGCAATAGCAAGCATTTCAGCTTTAGATTTATCGTTTACTTCAAAATATTGGGAATCCTTATATTTTTCAAAAATATCGGTGCCGCCTAACATGAACTTATCTTTGTGCTTGGCATTTTTATAGTAAGATTCTGCAGCACCTCCAAAAAACATAATCGAATCGGTAAGGGTAAACTCAAGTTTTGCATCTGCCGGAGCATCATCACCCCAAGCCTTATAGATGGGCTTACCTGCCAAATCGTTTGCCTGATACTCTTTAGCTTTGTAAAGAGCAGCAGTTCCCGTACAATAATCGTTAGATCGGTAGTTTTTCATTTCGGGGCTTAAGCACATCTGCATTGAATAAACGTAGTCATCAGCTTTGATAGGTTCTCCGGTTTCCCACTTCATTGCGGGGTTCAAATCGACCTGAAATACGCGGCCGCTTGTAGCATCGGCAGGGATATTGTATTTTTCCTTGTTTGCAAAGGATGCTGTGATGTCTTTTACATCATTAGCGGCATCAAATTCCCACTTCCATTCTCCGGGCTTATCTCCTACAGTTGAATCGGCAATAGGCGTTGTCAGATAGCCCATAAACTGACTATCGCTGTTCACTTCCCAAGCATGGG is a window from the Treponema denticola genome containing:
- a CDS encoding ABC transporter permease; this encodes MKTFRYVLKRLWLGLITFFIIMTIDFVLIKLLQPELPMMGAEAELEKARRSALGYDKPIMQQYGIFLKNIVTTGDWGTSWKVDYLKPAQEVIVSKLPPTIILNLYSTILSIPLGILFGIIAAIYKNKWIDHFISIIVMLFISVPSFVYAFLLQYGLGYKLGLFPVIVSSLYDAGGSWWTFKMFHSMVLPILSLSFGAIAGFTRSVRAELTEALTSEYMLLARTKGLTRGQAIRRHALKNAMVPVLPGIIAFVLSIMSGAIITEKIFAINGIGKLYITSINLLDYDLFVATGMFYTAIGLVVSIVTDLSYGLLDPRIRIGER
- a CDS encoding ABC transporter substrate-binding protein, encoding MNQKFFKLFAVLLTTAMVLGILTGCGGTKKSKKDLEKVEYTYRDVWSTGPLNWNPHAWEVNSDSQFMGYLTTPIADSTVGDKPGEWKWEFDAANDVKDITASFANKEKYNIPADATSGRVFQVDLNPAMKWETGEPIKADDYVYSMQMCLSPEMKNYRSNDYCTGTAALYKAKEYQANDLAGKPIYKAWGDDAPADAKLEFTLTDSIMFFGGAAESYYKNAKHKDKFMLGGTDIFEKYKDSQYFEVNDKSKAEMLAIAKAFGDDNPDAWKEFCVYNTGELYPETPWEDVGLVKTGEYQFLFITADPIQMFYMLNAFGSTWLVHKETYEKNFKTVEKLKATSYGTDMSNTVSYGPYKIESYEKDKQIRLVRNPYWGGYHDGRHEGQYQADAVIIDIIEDHATKLQRFGQGLLDEFALNSDDLEKYKKSDRLYYTDETYTDRYIFATSDEALNARDKEKGSGKRIVMRYKDFRKAISLCIDREKYCREATSGFKPAYFLLNRLYYYDMANDPNSIYRDTFYAKRAICNLYDIEVTKETADAQYAKITGRDVETARKLFTAAYEQAVADKVYKPGEIVPIEVMASPSDLTPQHIKQQDLMQEFINEGTKGTPFEGKVQIKYESGDPKRYDNVAAGKNMAIRGAWGGAAFYPFKTIQVYANPTYMGGLAKIHESNGWNPSVEKLKIKIDKADGTTVEEERTFEQWSASMNGNGDYAEAAATEKLQILAALENGILSAYQCIPLGTYTAAVLVSHKIDYYTDVYNIMYGYGGMKLLKFNYTDTEWDEYVKKNQGQLNYE